One window of Phycisphaeraceae bacterium genomic DNA carries:
- a CDS encoding FAD/NAD(P)-binding protein: MEQKTIAIIGGGCSGVAVATHIAQVGRGALRCVVIECSDKPGTGVAYGTTRPEHLLNVPAGRMSILHDAPGDLVKWLDARGHRYSPNDFVPRVIYGEYLRWHLERVAASGGVRVVRGRCVGIAPCADGLCIALREGAGFVADACVLALGNGAPPRLHEDTSRLRRDGSGLADRVVQNPWAEGAFDRVARDERVVIVGTGLTAVDVVLTLDALAHRGPVTMVSRRGLLPRSHAPARQTVSAWDARSLIVGVSARVALRAVRNACEREMEAGGDWRAVIDSLRPHTIEAWRSWTDVERERFAAHLRPFWDVHRHRMSMGIASRVNHHLASGRLRLVRGSVSAVESDESAGDKVRVVIQSREHDAEHSMNADRVFNCAGPSVNPARWNDPLVESMLASGLAVIDPLGLGFATDMHGRVLDRRGNASGRIFAIGPLRRPDMWESTAVPEIRMQASAIGTSLNHEFFMLQSAEQSSG, translated from the coding sequence ATGGAGCAGAAGACCATCGCGATCATCGGGGGTGGTTGCAGCGGCGTAGCCGTAGCGACCCACATCGCGCAAGTGGGGCGCGGCGCGTTGCGATGCGTGGTCATTGAGTGCTCGGACAAGCCCGGTACGGGTGTTGCCTACGGCACGACGCGACCAGAGCACCTGCTGAACGTGCCGGCGGGACGCATGAGCATCCTGCATGACGCACCAGGCGATCTCGTAAAGTGGCTCGATGCGCGGGGGCACCGATACTCACCCAACGACTTCGTGCCGAGGGTTATCTATGGCGAGTACCTGCGCTGGCATCTCGAAAGGGTTGCCGCAAGCGGGGGCGTGCGTGTCGTGCGTGGACGGTGCGTCGGCATTGCGCCTTGTGCAGACGGCCTGTGCATCGCGCTGCGTGAGGGCGCGGGCTTCGTTGCGGATGCGTGCGTGTTGGCGCTTGGCAATGGCGCGCCGCCGCGCCTGCACGAGGACACTTCTCGTCTTCGCAGGGACGGATCAGGACTGGCGGATCGCGTTGTGCAGAATCCGTGGGCTGAAGGCGCGTTCGATCGCGTGGCGCGGGATGAGCGAGTCGTGATCGTCGGAACCGGCCTGACCGCAGTCGATGTTGTGCTGACGCTCGATGCGCTCGCCCATCGCGGGCCGGTGACGATGGTGTCCCGGCGAGGACTGCTGCCACGCTCCCACGCGCCGGCTCGCCAAACGGTCTCGGCATGGGATGCGAGATCGCTTATCGTCGGAGTTTCGGCGCGGGTCGCGCTGCGAGCCGTTCGGAATGCGTGCGAACGCGAGATGGAGGCGGGCGGCGACTGGCGGGCGGTGATCGATTCGCTTCGGCCTCACACGATCGAAGCGTGGCGCTCGTGGACCGATGTTGAAAGAGAGCGATTCGCAGCACACCTGCGTCCGTTCTGGGATGTCCACCGACACCGCATGTCCATGGGCATAGCGTCGCGAGTGAATCATCACCTCGCATCCGGACGGCTGCGCCTCGTGCGCGGCTCCGTATCGGCCGTCGAGAGCGATGAAAGTGCCGGTGACAAGGTGCGAGTTGTGATCCAGAGCCGCGAACATGACGCAGAGCACAGCATGAACGCAGACCGAGTCTTTAACTGTGCCGGTCCGAGCGTCAACCCGGCTCGGTGGAATGACCCTCTGGTCGAGTCGATGCTCGCGAGCGGACTTGCTGTCATTGATCCGCTCGGGCTCGGATTCGCGACGGACATGCATGGGCGAGTTCTCGATCGGCGCGGCAATGCTTCAGGTCGCATTTTCGCGATCGGCCCACTCCGAAGGCCGGACATGTGGGAATCGACAGCAGTCCCTGAGATTCGCATGCAAGCAAGCGCGATCGGCACCTCTCTCAACCACGAGTTCTTCATGCTCCAGTCCGCAGAGCAGAGCTCGGGCTGA
- a CDS encoding sulfate ABC transporter ATP-binding protein, producing MSIEAFNITKTFGTFTALDNVSLHVPSGELVALLGPSGSGKTTLLRVIAGLESPDRGTVLFDGSDITDRHVRQRQVGFVFQHYALFKHMSVFKNVAFGLRVRSRKTRPSAKEIEDRVLRLLKLVQLDRFANRYPSQLSGGQRQRVALARALAVEPRVLLLDEPFGALDAKVRVELRRWLRRLHEEIHVTSVFVTHDQEEAMEVADRIVVMSNGRIEQVGAPEDVYHHPANPFVYNFLGNVNLFHARVVNGRPAFTGNGLTLGADSKTRVHERAEALVYVRPHMMDIDSRPRGDISVRAIVKHVNAAGPLVKVELSSPENDDIHVELPQERYRVLRLKQGDNVYVIPRDMRVFVNAS from the coding sequence ATGTCCATCGAGGCGTTTAACATCACCAAGACGTTCGGCACGTTCACGGCTCTGGACAACGTGAGTCTCCACGTGCCCTCCGGCGAGCTGGTTGCCCTGCTTGGGCCGTCCGGATCCGGCAAGACGACGCTCCTGCGCGTGATTGCTGGGCTTGAATCGCCCGATCGCGGCACCGTGCTCTTCGACGGATCGGACATCACCGACCGGCACGTCCGCCAGCGTCAGGTGGGCTTCGTGTTCCAGCACTACGCCCTCTTCAAGCACATGAGCGTCTTCAAGAACGTCGCGTTTGGCCTGAGGGTGCGTAGCCGGAAGACTCGCCCGAGTGCGAAAGAGATCGAGGATCGCGTGTTGCGTCTGCTCAAACTGGTGCAGCTGGATCGATTCGCGAATCGCTATCCGTCGCAGCTCTCAGGCGGCCAGAGGCAGCGTGTTGCGCTCGCACGTGCGCTCGCTGTTGAACCCCGTGTGCTGCTCCTGGACGAGCCGTTCGGTGCGCTCGACGCGAAGGTGCGTGTCGAGCTTCGCCGCTGGCTCCGGCGATTGCACGAAGAGATCCATGTCACAAGCGTGTTCGTCACGCACGACCAGGAAGAGGCGATGGAGGTCGCGGACCGGATTGTCGTGATGAGCAACGGTCGCATCGAGCAGGTCGGCGCGCCCGAGGATGTCTACCACCATCCTGCCAATCCGTTCGTCTACAACTTCCTGGGCAACGTCAACCTGTTCCATGCCCGCGTGGTCAACGGCCGTCCGGCGTTCACCGGCAACGGGCTCACGCTCGGTGCGGACTCCAAGACCCGTGTGCACGAAAGGGCGGAGGCGCTGGTCTATGTCCGGCCGCACATGATGGATATCGATTCGCGCCCTCGCGGCGACATCAGCGTTCGTGCGATCGTCAAGCACGTGAACGCGGCGGGCCCGCTGGTGAAGGTAGAGCTGTCCAGCCCGGAGAACGACGACATCCACGTTGAACTGCCGCAGGAGCGATACCGCGTGCTGCGCCTCAAGCAGGGCGACAACGTGTACGTGATCCCTCGAGACATGCGCGTGTTCGTCAACGCTTCCTGA
- the cysW gene encoding sulfate ABC transporter permease subunit CysW — protein MAGARSRSAAGRVSNQEAWWFKWLLISLAAGFLTLMLVLPLAVVIYEALSRGIETFWKAVVDKDALAAMRLTLLTVAFAVPLNLIFGVACAWAVAKFRFPGKSLFITLLDLPFSISPVIAGMVFVLLFGARGVLAGTLLGNWMADSGIKIIFAPPGIILATIFVTVPFIARELIPLMQAQGRDEEEASISLGATGIKTFLRVTLPNIKWGLLYGVILCNARAMGEFGAVSVVSGHIRGKTNTMPLHVEVLNGEYQFAAAFAIAAILVLMAVLTLVAKSIVEWNAAREFARLASAEGAH, from the coding sequence ATGGCCGGCGCACGATCCCGATCCGCGGCCGGACGTGTCTCGAACCAGGAGGCGTGGTGGTTCAAGTGGCTGCTCATATCGCTCGCGGCGGGCTTCCTGACGCTGATGCTTGTGCTGCCTCTCGCGGTGGTCATCTATGAGGCGTTGTCGAGAGGCATCGAGACTTTCTGGAAGGCGGTGGTGGACAAGGACGCGCTCGCAGCGATGCGTCTGACACTGCTGACCGTGGCGTTCGCCGTCCCGCTCAACCTCATCTTCGGCGTGGCGTGCGCGTGGGCGGTCGCGAAGTTCAGATTCCCCGGGAAGAGTCTCTTCATCACGCTGCTCGATCTGCCGTTCAGCATCTCTCCGGTCATCGCGGGCATGGTCTTCGTGCTGCTCTTCGGCGCGAGGGGCGTGCTGGCGGGGACTCTGCTCGGAAACTGGATGGCGGACAGTGGGATCAAGATCATCTTCGCTCCGCCGGGAATCATCCTCGCAACGATCTTCGTGACCGTGCCTTTCATCGCGAGAGAGTTGATCCCGCTCATGCAGGCCCAGGGACGAGACGAGGAAGAGGCCTCGATCTCGCTGGGTGCCACGGGTATCAAGACTTTCCTTCGCGTGACGCTTCCGAACATCAAGTGGGGGCTTCTGTACGGCGTGATCCTGTGCAACGCCCGCGCGATGGGAGAGTTCGGCGCGGTGTCGGTCGTCTCAGGGCATATCCGGGGCAAGACCAACACAATGCCGCTCCACGTCGAGGTGCTGAACGGGGAGTACCAGTTCGCGGCGGCGTTCGCGATCGCGGCAATCCTGGTGCTGATGGCCGTGCTCACGCTGGTCGCGAAGAGCATCGTCGAATGGAATGCGGCCCGCGAGTTCGCGCGACTCGCAAGCGCGGAAGGAGCGCACTGA
- the cysT gene encoding sulfate ABC transporter permease subunit CysT — MDAVISNAARRRKQSSVLPGFGLTMGFSVTYLGLIVFLPLSTLFLMTSRLTWAEFWRIVSDERTMAAYGLSIGGAIIAAIVNTVFGVVIAWVLVRYTFPGKKIMDGLVDLPFALPTAVAGIALTAIYAQNGWLGRFLDPIGIKAAYSRVGVVIAMILVSLPFVVRTVQPVLEDLDAEIEEAAASLGARRWSSFIRVIFPTLLPAILTGLALSFAKSVGEYGSIIFIAGNLPGKTEIAPLLIYLRLEEFNYPAATAIAVGMLAVSFFMLLVINLLQTWTRRSAHT, encoded by the coding sequence ATGGATGCTGTGATCTCGAACGCGGCGCGGCGACGAAAGCAGTCTTCGGTGCTGCCGGGGTTCGGCCTGACCATGGGCTTCTCTGTCACCTACCTGGGGCTGATCGTCTTCCTGCCCCTTTCAACGCTTTTCCTCATGACGTCGCGCCTCACATGGGCCGAGTTCTGGCGGATCGTGTCGGACGAACGGACCATGGCGGCGTACGGGCTGAGCATCGGGGGAGCGATCATCGCGGCGATCGTGAACACGGTCTTTGGTGTGGTCATCGCATGGGTGCTGGTGAGGTACACATTCCCCGGCAAGAAGATTATGGATGGGCTGGTCGATCTGCCGTTCGCGCTGCCGACCGCGGTCGCTGGCATCGCCCTCACGGCGATCTACGCGCAGAACGGGTGGCTCGGGCGGTTCCTTGACCCGATCGGAATCAAGGCGGCGTACAGCCGCGTGGGCGTGGTCATCGCCATGATTCTCGTGAGTCTGCCGTTCGTCGTGCGGACGGTGCAGCCGGTGCTGGAGGATCTGGACGCGGAGATCGAGGAGGCGGCGGCATCACTCGGCGCACGGCGGTGGTCTTCGTTCATCCGCGTGATCTTTCCAACCCTTCTCCCGGCGATCCTCACAGGGCTTGCGCTGTCGTTCGCCAAATCGGTCGGTGAGTATGGATCGATCATCTTCATCGCGGGCAATCTGCCGGGGAAGACAGAGATCGCCCCTCTGCTGATCTACCTTCGACTGGAAGAGTTCAACTATCCGGCGGCCACCGCCATCGCGGTCGGCATGCTGGCGGTCTCCTTCTTCATGCTGCTCGTCATCAACCTGCTTCAGACGTGGACGCGACGGAGCGCCCACACGTGA
- a CDS encoding sulfate ABC transporter substrate-binding protein: MARSFISRLALSLGLGAAIVGGAAAQQKITLLNVSYDPTRELYTEINAEFGKEWKAKTGQTIEFQQSHGGSGKQARSVIDGLEADVVTLALAYDIDVLGSQANLIPSDWQSRLPDNSSPYTSTIVFLVRKGNPKGIQDWNDLARPGVAVITPNPKTSGGARWNYLAAWGYGLRAFDNDEAKVQDFVTKIFKNVPVLDTGARGSTNTFVQRGIGDIFISWENEAILVLNEFGKDKFEIVTPSVSILAEPPVTVVDKVVDKRGTRAAAEAYLKFLYTERAQEIIGKHHFRPRSKDALAKHADQFKPVELFTIDDVFGGWAKAQKAHFDDGGKFDKIISGK, from the coding sequence ATGGCTCGTTCGTTCATATCAAGGTTGGCTCTATCACTCGGGCTCGGCGCAGCGATTGTCGGCGGTGCTGCGGCCCAGCAGAAGATCACGCTGCTCAACGTCTCGTACGACCCGACGCGTGAGTTGTACACGGAGATCAATGCCGAGTTCGGGAAGGAGTGGAAAGCGAAGACAGGACAGACGATTGAGTTCCAGCAGTCGCACGGTGGCTCGGGCAAGCAGGCTCGATCCGTGATCGACGGCCTCGAAGCGGATGTTGTGACGCTCGCGCTCGCCTACGACATTGACGTGCTCGGATCCCAGGCGAACCTGATCCCCTCTGACTGGCAGTCCCGTCTCCCCGACAACAGCTCCCCCTACACATCCACCATCGTCTTCCTCGTTCGCAAAGGGAATCCGAAGGGAATCCAGGACTGGAACGATCTGGCGAGGCCTGGCGTTGCGGTGATCACCCCGAACCCGAAGACCTCCGGCGGAGCCCGCTGGAACTACCTCGCGGCGTGGGGCTACGGCCTCCGAGCGTTCGACAACGATGAGGCGAAGGTGCAGGACTTCGTCACGAAGATCTTCAAGAACGTGCCGGTGCTTGACACGGGAGCCCGTGGATCGACCAACACCTTCGTCCAGCGCGGCATCGGCGACATCTTCATCTCGTGGGAGAACGAGGCGATCCTTGTGCTCAACGAGTTCGGGAAGGACAAGTTCGAGATCGTCACACCATCGGTGAGCATTCTCGCTGAGCCGCCCGTCACGGTTGTGGACAAGGTGGTGGACAAGCGGGGAACACGGGCTGCTGCCGAGGCGTACTTGAAGTTCCTCTACACCGAGCGTGCCCAGGAGATCATCGGAAAGCACCACTTCCGTCCGCGCAGCAAGGATGCTCTCGCAAAGCACGCAGATCAGTTCAAGCCGGTCGAGTTGTTCACGATCGACGATGTGTTCGGCGGATGGGCGAAGGCGCAGAAGGCGCACTTCGATGACGGTGGCAAGTTCGACAAGATCATCTCGGGCAAGTGA
- a CDS encoding class I SAM-dependent methyltransferase — protein MQAPVSNTHNRALYALNPTGRFSDRADAYRRFRPSYPISAIDAMLDGLGEPGSLRAADIGAGTGISSRLLADRGVRVNAVEPNAAMRDAADTHPRVIFSDGAAESTGLESHEFDLVLAAQAFHWFRPEESLREFHRILKPSGRLAVMWNERDLTDPLTAVYSDIISRASSRAPEEKWHIRPEELYVSQLFATAWERTFVYEQSLNADGLVGRAISASYVPTEGDARTKVENELRAAHQRFAGPDGVVRLVYRTILYLSQPIDA, from the coding sequence ATGCAGGCCCCAGTCAGCAACACACACAACAGAGCGTTGTACGCGCTCAACCCGACGGGTCGATTCAGCGACCGCGCCGATGCGTATCGCCGCTTCCGTCCCTCGTACCCAATCAGCGCGATCGATGCAATGCTCGATGGACTCGGTGAGCCCGGCTCTCTTCGCGCAGCGGATATCGGAGCGGGGACCGGCATCTCATCGCGGCTTCTCGCGGATCGCGGCGTGCGCGTGAACGCCGTCGAGCCCAACGCCGCGATGCGAGACGCCGCCGACACACACCCTCGCGTCATCTTTTCCGATGGCGCCGCCGAGTCCACCGGCCTGGAGTCGCACGAATTCGACCTCGTTCTCGCGGCACAGGCGTTTCACTGGTTCCGACCCGAAGAGTCGTTGCGCGAGTTCCACCGCATCCTGAAGCCGAGCGGACGGCTCGCGGTTATGTGGAATGAGCGGGACCTGACGGACCCATTGACAGCGGTCTACTCCGACATCATCTCGCGCGCGTCGAGCAGAGCTCCGGAAGAGAAGTGGCACATCCGCCCCGAGGAGCTGTACGTCAGTCAGCTCTTCGCCACAGCATGGGAGCGAACGTTCGTGTATGAACAGTCGCTCAACGCTGATGGGCTCGTTGGGCGAGCGATCTCGGCGTCCTATGTCCCGACTGAGGGGGATGCTCGTACGAAGGTGGAGAACGAACTCCGCGCTGCGCACCAACGCTTTGCCGGTCCCGATGGTGTCGTCCGACTTGTGTACCGCACCATCCTGTACCTGTCACAGCCCATAGACGCCTGA
- a CDS encoding sigma-54-dependent Fis family transcriptional regulator — MERHTTLLLSVWREVCKHVELAESLERTFAPIARRVPVERIVIRRLDLARSLLETVAAAESSGQTRSEQSRTALQGDEAEELLSWCRRSQAVRVGPRGAKPASLSASLPGVRQELIVGPLNGTEGHVALLILVLKSGAAMTQDHIAICQSLLDPFTIALENDQRVHEMRSLREAAEADKRTLLTRLGRHDISDTIVGAEAGLRDVIERVDQVATSDVPVLLLGETGSGKEVVARAVHNRSRRAAKPFLRVNCGAIPPELIDSELFGHERGSFTGAESQRLGWFERADGGTLFLDEVGELPPAAQVRLLRVLQDGTFERVGGERQLHADVRIIAATHRDLQAMVADGRFRQDLWYRIAIFPVRLPPLRDRLGDIPALATHFALKAARRFGTSPIAPSPEDMSLLLQYGWPGNIRELSSVIERAVILGNGRSLEIATSLGVGRSPTQAPAHQQSPSMPHASTHPLLTGTPPASLASHATADATLDSAMIRHINDALAKCHGRIEGPFGAAKALGINPHTLRSRMRKLGIEWASYRGRSS, encoded by the coding sequence ATGGAACGACACACCACACTTCTGCTCTCCGTCTGGCGCGAAGTCTGCAAGCACGTCGAGCTTGCTGAATCTCTCGAGCGAACTTTCGCTCCGATTGCGCGTAGGGTGCCAGTCGAGCGAATCGTCATCAGGCGGCTCGACCTCGCGAGGTCACTCCTCGAGACGGTGGCGGCTGCCGAGTCCAGCGGCCAGACGCGATCCGAGCAGAGCCGCACCGCCCTTCAAGGGGACGAAGCCGAGGAGCTTCTGTCGTGGTGCCGCAGGTCGCAGGCCGTCCGGGTCGGTCCCCGTGGCGCAAAGCCCGCGTCCCTCTCTGCTTCGCTCCCGGGAGTCCGCCAGGAACTCATCGTGGGCCCGCTGAACGGAACCGAGGGCCACGTCGCTCTCCTTATCCTCGTGCTGAAATCCGGGGCGGCGATGACGCAGGATCACATCGCGATCTGCCAGTCACTCCTGGACCCTTTCACCATTGCTCTTGAGAACGACCAGCGTGTACACGAGATGCGATCGCTTCGCGAGGCGGCCGAGGCCGACAAGCGGACGCTGCTCACGCGACTTGGTCGCCACGATATCTCGGACACGATCGTCGGCGCAGAGGCAGGGCTCCGCGATGTCATCGAGCGCGTTGACCAGGTCGCGACTTCCGACGTGCCGGTCCTGCTTCTCGGCGAGACTGGTTCAGGAAAGGAAGTCGTCGCACGCGCCGTCCACAATCGCTCGCGTCGCGCTGCAAAGCCCTTCCTCCGGGTCAACTGCGGCGCGATCCCCCCCGAGCTCATCGACTCGGAGCTCTTCGGCCACGAGCGAGGAAGCTTCACGGGAGCCGAGTCCCAGCGCCTCGGCTGGTTCGAACGCGCCGATGGCGGAACGCTCTTCCTCGACGAGGTCGGTGAACTCCCGCCGGCGGCTCAGGTTCGACTCCTCCGCGTCCTTCAGGATGGCACATTCGAGCGGGTCGGGGGTGAGCGACAACTCCACGCAGACGTGCGGATCATCGCTGCCACACACCGCGACTTGCAGGCGATGGTTGCCGACGGACGCTTTCGTCAGGACCTCTGGTATCGGATCGCCATTTTCCCGGTGCGGCTGCCGCCGCTGCGCGACCGGTTGGGCGACATCCCCGCGCTCGCGACACACTTCGCGTTGAAGGCCGCACGTCGCTTCGGCACTTCGCCCATCGCGCCAAGCCCCGAGGACATGTCGCTTCTGCTGCAATATGGCTGGCCGGGGAATATCCGCGAACTCTCCTCAGTCATCGAACGCGCCGTCATCCTCGGTAACGGTCGCTCGCTCGAGATCGCGACATCTCTCGGCGTCGGCAGGTCTCCCACCCAAGCTCCTGCGCATCAGCAAAGCCCGAGCATGCCGCACGCGTCCACCCATCCCCTTCTCACTGGGACGCCGCCCGCGTCTCTCGCCTCCCATGCGACTGCCGACGCAACGCTCGATTCTGCGATGATCCGTCACATCAACGACGCGCTCGCAAAGTGCCATGGACGCATCGAAGGCCCCTTCGGTGCTGCAAAGGCGCTCGGTATCAACCCGCACACGCTGAGGTCGCGCATGCGGAAACTTGGTATTGAGTGGGCATCCTACCGCGGCCGCAGCAGCTGA
- a CDS encoding tyrosine-type recombinase/integrase produces MAATAAPSCRTRRPKPKRRLPPEVLTDEEVRALLDACGRYTPVALRNRALITLMYRAGLRVSEALALQPKDVDLENGVIRVLHGKGDRYRAVGLDPGAAAVVAAWLAERSRGQPVGGRVAARATPPRGRAGDGQRDPLAAAPLLCTAFGTPVTTGYVRRLMKRLGRQAGIAKRVHSHGLRHTHAAQLRSEGVEVGVVSRERHWTGPSRRRAIGRSG; encoded by the coding sequence GTGGCCGCAACGGCCGCGCCCTCCTGTCGGACCCGCCGCCCCAAGCCCAAGCGCCGCCTGCCGCCCGAGGTGCTGACGGACGAGGAGGTCCGGGCTCTCTTGGACGCCTGCGGCCGGTACACCCCCGTCGCCCTCCGGAACCGCGCGCTGATCACGCTGATGTACCGCGCCGGGCTCCGGGTCTCCGAGGCGCTGGCCCTCCAGCCCAAGGACGTGGACCTCGAGAACGGGGTGATCCGCGTCCTGCACGGCAAGGGCGACCGGTACCGGGCCGTGGGTCTCGACCCCGGGGCGGCGGCCGTCGTGGCGGCCTGGCTCGCCGAACGAAGCAGGGGCCAACCTGTGGGGGGGCGGGTGGCGGCACGGGCGACCCCCCCACGAGGACGGGCGGGTGACGGCCAGCGTGATCCCCTCGCCGCCGCGCCACTGCTCTGCACGGCGTTCGGCACGCCCGTTACGACCGGGTACGTGCGTCGGCTGATGAAGCGACTCGGGCGGCAAGCCGGGATCGCCAAGCGCGTCCACTCCCACGGGCTGCGACACACGCACGCCGCACAACTCCGTTCCGAGGGCGTTGAAGTGGGGGTCGTCTCGCGCGAGAGGCACTGGACCGGACCTTCGAGGAGGCGGGCGATAGGACGGAGCGGGTGA
- a CDS encoding VCBS repeat-containing protein, which yields MQAIFNGVVRKTQRVLSVLAVGAAATTTHAQCDPAKLFGPDQQFATGSLPQSVAIGDLNGDGVSDFAVTNVGPNTVSVLLGNGDGTFQPRQVFATGTTPSFVAISDLDGNGTLDLAVTNAGGFFNPGNTVSVLLGNGDGTFQIRQDFATGIRPSSVAISDLNGDGVPDLAVANEVSNTVSVLLGNGDGTFQTRQDFATGSRPSSIVIGDFNGDGELDLAVVNIDSDTVSVLLGNGDGTFQTRQDFASSDFPLSLATGDLNGDGVPDLAVANVDSNTVSVLLGNGDGTFQPREDFATGSSPYAVTIGDLNGDGVPDLVVANAGFDSNSVSVLLGNGDGTFQPRQDFATGTTPSFVAISDLDGNGTLDLAVTNQGSNTVSVLLNQCVATPCAADYNGSGDVGDIIDFLDFMDDFGSCTNLPAPCGQFGNPDINGDTIVDIVDFLDFIDAFAQGC from the coding sequence ATGCAAGCGATCTTCAACGGAGTCGTTCGAAAGACTCAACGCGTCTTGTCGGTTTTAGCCGTCGGCGCAGCGGCGACGACCACCCACGCGCAGTGCGACCCGGCAAAACTGTTTGGGCCCGATCAGCAGTTCGCCACCGGCAGCCTTCCTCAGTCCGTGGCGATCGGCGACCTCAACGGCGACGGCGTGTCCGACTTCGCGGTCACGAATGTTGGTCCGAATACCGTCAGCGTGCTGCTCGGCAACGGCGACGGTACCTTTCAGCCACGCCAAGTCTTTGCGACCGGTACCACCCCCAGCTTCGTGGCGATCTCCGACCTCGATGGGAACGGCACGCTCGACCTCGCCGTCACGAACGCTGGCGGATTTTTCAACCCCGGCAACACTGTCAGCGTGCTGCTGGGCAACGGCGACGGGACCTTCCAGATACGCCAAGACTTCGCCACTGGCATTCGTCCCAGCTCCGTTGCGATCAGCGACCTCAACGGCGACGGCGTGCCCGATCTCGCCGTTGCGAACGAAGTCTCCAACACCGTCAGCGTGCTGCTGGGCAACGGCGACGGGACCTTCCAGACACGCCAGGACTTCGCCACAGGCAGTCGTCCCAGCTCCATTGTGATCGGTGATTTCAACGGCGACGGCGAGCTCGATCTCGCCGTCGTGAATATAGACTCCGACACCGTCAGCGTGCTGCTTGGCAACGGTGATGGTACCTTCCAGACACGCCAGGACTTCGCCAGCAGCGATTTTCCCTTATCCTTGGCGACGGGCGACCTCAACGGCGACGGTGTGCCCGACCTCGCCGTCGCTAACGTTGACTCCAACACAGTAAGCGTGCTGCTGGGCAACGGCGACGGCACCTTCCAGCCCCGTGAAGACTTCGCAACTGGTAGCAGTCCCTATGCCGTGACGATCGGCGACCTCAACGGCGACGGCGTGCCCGACCTCGTCGTCGCGAACGCTGGCTTTGACTCCAACAGCGTCAGCGTGCTGCTCGGCAACGGCGATGGTACCTTTCAGCCACGCCAAGACTTTGCGACCGGTACCACCCCCAGCTTCGTGGCGATCTCCGATCTCGACGGGAACGGCACGCTCGACCTCGCCGTCACGAATCAAGGCTCAAACACCGTCAGTGTGCTGCTGAATCAGTGCGTTGCGACACCCTGCGCCGCTGATTACAACGGGTCCGGAGACGTGGGTGACATCATCGACTTCCTCGACTTCATGGACGACTTCGGGTCGTGCACCAATCTCCCCGCGCCCTGCGGCCAGTTCGGCAACCCGGACATCAACGGCGACACGATCGTGGATATCGTGGACTTCCTCGACTTCATCGATGCGTTCGCGCAAGGGTGTTGA
- a CDS encoding zinc ABC transporter substrate-binding protein, whose product MNYQIHTRTLRIVSAASHSLADLAHAAPAAPTSLPHRRTAMAVLLAMLAWLAAFAGGCSERAAASAKRSPGPMRVVVTLAPLEGIVRPLLPENATVRVLIPPGRSEHGYEPTVQDILALEQADVVVLVGMGLESSVDAALRKRPRPYRHEARLGVILGLEDSHGGHGHDHHDHDHHDHGDHAHAIDPHVWLDPILVKQFLPEIARLVGVSISESNLGDATSVAPALASLLSRIDEVDAAYRRDLSPIAGRAIITHHAAFGRLAERYGLRVVEVIRPVEGAELTPANLAQVTEAISREGVRAIFVEPQFDARGANLIAQRAGVRLGTLDPLGTGDWFAMMEANLRSLVSNLSD is encoded by the coding sequence ATGAATTATCAAATACACACCCGCACGCTCCGCATAGTTTCGGCTGCATCCCATTCCCTGGCCGATCTCGCGCACGCCGCACCCGCAGCACCCACCTCGCTTCCGCATCGCCGCACGGCGATGGCCGTCCTCCTCGCGATGCTGGCGTGGCTCGCCGCCTTCGCGGGCGGATGCTCCGAACGCGCCGCGGCTTCCGCGAAGCGATCGCCCGGCCCGATGCGGGTCGTGGTCACGCTCGCACCGCTCGAAGGTATCGTTCGCCCGCTCCTTCCCGAGAACGCCACTGTCCGCGTGCTCATCCCGCCCGGGCGTTCCGAGCACGGGTACGAGCCGACAGTACAAGACATCCTCGCGCTCGAACAAGCCGACGTAGTCGTACTTGTCGGCATGGGCCTTGAGTCGAGCGTCGATGCCGCGCTGCGCAAACGGCCCCGCCCGTATCGCCATGAGGCACGGCTCGGCGTCATCCTCGGCCTCGAAGACTCTCACGGCGGCCATGGCCACGACCACCACGACCACGACCATCACGATCACGGCGACCACGCCCACGCCATCGATCCCCACGTCTGGCTCGACCCGATCCTTGTGAAGCAGTTCCTCCCCGAGATCGCGCGCCTCGTCGGCGTCAGCATCTCGGAATCAAACCTGGGCGATGCCACATCCGTCGCTCCGGCACTCGCCTCACTGCTCTCGCGTATCGACGAAGTTGATGCCGCCTACCGCCGCGATCTCTCTCCGATCGCCGGCCGTGCGATCATCACCCACCACGCCGCGTTCGGGCGCCTCGCCGAACGCTACGGTCTCCGCGTCGTCGAGGTGATCCGACCCGTCGAGGGCGCAGAGCTGACGCCCGCAAACCTCGCACAGGTCACGGAAGCGATCTCCCGCGAGGGTGTTCGGGCGATCTTCGTTGAGCCGCAGTTCGACGCACGCGGCGCAAACCTGATCGCGCAACGTGCCGGCGTGCGGCTCGGCACGCTCGACCCGCTCGGAACCGGCGACTGGTTCGCCATGATGGAGGCGAATCTCCGATCACTCGTCTCCAATCTCTCCGACTGA